A single genomic interval of Zingiber officinale cultivar Zhangliang chromosome 4A, Zo_v1.1, whole genome shotgun sequence harbors:
- the LOC121973043 gene encoding uncharacterized protein LOC121973043 yields MGGHNPSIEIEKYDWSKTNVAMFVDIIYEKVKHNKLQTSTFTNTVWEEINKELYQVTNKNYGVERLKGKWNRLRTRQRLFAALLAHTGVTMDPDTNKVNAPEEVWAEFYLKNKKEYKSIRKEGCDHFHILSEIFGGTTATGDMHRASTQLPPTSDEERELEEAFINRGVSSYVEVVDDENEDVGGEPNNRRRRSTESTESHRRKDPKRSKTEKYDAYMDKWSDTLQHLSQESIARQKYLDLRATKLEHEQEISSSTGTSGFSDPYSIDMCMQVLNQMDDLSNQVYTKATEAFGKPWLREVFMKIPSNRRAGWLDCLNLDRV; encoded by the exons ATGGGAGGGCATAATCCAAGTATCGAAATTGAGAAGTATGATTGGTCAAAGACAAATGTTGCCATGTTTGTCGATATCATTTATGAAAAAGTGAAGCACAATAAGTTACAAACATCTACCTTCACTAATACGGTTTGGGAGGAGATCAACAAAGAATTATATCAGGTTACGAACAAGAATTATGGTGTAGAAAGGCTCAAAGGTAAATGGAATCGTCTACGCACAAGACAACGTCTTTTTGCAGCATTGCTTGCGCATACTGGTGTGACAATGGATCCTGACACCAATAAAGTGAATGCTCCAGAGGAAGTGTGGGCAGAATTTTATCTG aaaaataaaaaggagtaTAAGTCAATACGAAAGGAAGGATGTGATCATTTTCACATTCTTAGTGAAATTTTCGGCGGGACAACTGCAACTGGTGATATGCATAGAGCTTCTACTCAATTACCTCCCACATCTGATGAAGAGAGAGAGCTCGAAGAAGCATTCATTAACAGAGGTGTCAGCTCATATGTTGAAGTTGTCGATGACGAGAATGAGGACGTTGGAGGGGAACCTAACAATCGCCGACGTCGTAGTACAGAATCAACTGAGAGTCATCGACGTAAAGATCCTAAGCGTTCAAAAACTGAAAAATATGATGCTTATATGGACAAGTGGAGTGATACCTTGCAACACCTGAGTCAAGAATCTATTGCTAGGCAAAAATACCTGGATTTGAGGGCTACTAAGTTAGAACACGAACAAGAAATTTCTTCCTCTACTGGAACGAGCGGGTTCAGTGATCCTTACTCTATAGATATGTGCATGCAGGTTTTAAATCAGATGGATGACTTATCAAACCAAGTGTACACAAAAGCTACAGAAGCTTTCGGTAAACCTTGGCTACGAGAGGTTTTCATGAAAATTCCATCAAATAGGAGAGCTGGATGGTTGGATTGCCTCAATCTCGACCGTGTGTAG
- the LOC121969213 gene encoding 26S proteasome regulatory subunit 6B homolog has translation MAASALVLDPVKFPASEPPRSFPASRTDVLFAAASDEDDDLYGRLKTLQRQIEFIDIQEEYVKDELKNLKREHLRAQEEVKRIQSVPLVIGQFMEMVDQNNGIVGSTTGSNYYVRILSTINRELLKPSASVALHRHSNALVDVLPPEADSSISLLSQSEKPDVTYNDIGGCDIQKQEIREAVELPLTHHELYKQIGIDPPRGVLLYGPPGTGKTMLAKAVANHTTAAFIRVVGSEFVQKYLGEGPRMVRDVFRLAKENAPAIIFIDEVDAIATARFDAQTGADREVQRILMELLNQMDGFDQTVNVKVIMATNQADTLDPALLRPGRLDRKIEFPLPDRRQKRLVFQVCTAKMNLGDEVDLEDYVSRPDKISAAEIAAICQEAGMHAVRKNRYVILPKDFEKGYRANVKKPDTDFDFYK, from the exons ATGGCGGCGTCTGCCTTGGTTCTCGACCCCGTGAAGTTCCCCGCCTCTGAGCCACCGCGGAGCTTCCCTGCCTCCCGCACCGACGTCCTCTTCGCTGCTGCATCCGACGAAGACGATGACCTCTATGGGCGCCTCAAGACCCTCCAGCGCCAGATCGAGTTCATCGACATACAGGAAGAGTACGTCAAGGACGAGCTCAAGAACCTCAAGCGCGAACATCTTCGCGCCCAGGAGGAGGTCAAGCGGATCCAGTCGGTTCCCCTTGTCATCGGCCAGTTCATGGAGATGGTCGATCAGAACAATGGTATCGTCGGATCCACCACCGGGTCGAATTACTATGTACGGATACTTAGCACCATCAACAGGGAGCTTCTCAAGCCGTCGGCTTCCGTAGCGCTTCACCGTCATTCTAATGCCCTTGTCGATGTGCTGCCCCCTGAAGCCGATTCGAGCATCTCCCTCCTTAGTCAGTCGGAGAAACCAGACGTAACGTATAAC GACATTGGGGGTTGTGACATTCAAAAGCAGGAAATTCGAGAAGCTGTTGAGTTGCCATTGACACATCATGAGTTGTACAAACAAATTGGTATAGATCCACCAAGAGGTGTACTTCTGTATGGTCCACCTGGGACAGGAAAAACGATGCTTGCCAAAGCTGTGGCAAACCATACAACTGCTGCTTTTATTCGAGTTGTCGGGTCTGAGTTTGTTCAGAAGTATTTGGGTGAG GGACCAAGGATGGTGCGGGATGTTTTTCGTCTTGCTAAAGAAAATGCACCCGcaattatatttattgatgagGTTGATGCTATTGCTACAGCACGCTTTGATGCACAAACAGGAGCTGACAGGGAAGTTCAGCGTATCCTCATGGAATTATTAAATCAG ATGGATGGTTTTGACCAAACAGTGAATGTTAAAGTAATAATGGCGACTAACCAAGCTGACACTTTAGACCCTGCTCTTCTTCGTCCAGGTAGGCTCGATCGTAAGATTGAATTTCCTTTGCCTGACAGGAGACAGAAGAGACTAGTATTCCAA GTCTGCACGGCAAAAATGAATCTGGGTGATGAAGTTGATTTAGAAGATTATGTTTCCCGGCCAGATAAAATCAGTGCAGCTGAG ATTGCTGCCATTTGTCAAGAAGCAGGGATGCACGCAGTTAGAAAGAATCGATATGTAATTCTTCCCAAGGATTTTGAGAAAGGCTACAGGGCGAATGTTAAGAAGCCAGACACCGACTTTGACTTCTACAAATAG
- the LOC121969212 gene encoding probable inactive receptor kinase At5g58300, translated as MIFKSLPLIFFVLCFHSFTTADLNSDEEALLTFAASVSHIKKLNWSHQKSICSSWIGVRCTTDNTRVRTLKLPGFGLNGSIRADTLGKLDALKVLSLRFNYLIDLPPDVSTIPSLRSLFLQHNNLPRIMPSLSSRLNILDLSYNSLKGAIPQVFENLTQIRSLFLQNNSLSGPIPDLQLPNLKHLNLSYNNLSGAIPLSLQGFPKESFLGNPFLCGTPLPQCPETPGHKRSIWKTEGVTIAIASGVSIILILLVILILVCFFKRKHRQQSSREPGQSGTIEKPEGNSSAEEPERRGLVFFDKSSHNFDLEDLLRASAESIGKGSHGTTYKAFLEDGTTVVVKRLKDVVIRKREFEQHMEMIGRIRLHPNIVPLLAYYYSNDDKLLIYDYVPSGSFSSLLHGSKVAGCTHTSWESRVKVALGAARGIAHIHIESGGNLVHGNIKSSNILLTPELDACVCDYGLAPLFGSATALTPSRIVVGYSSPEVIETRQYTYKSDVYSFGVLLLEMLTGRAPLRSPGHDDLADLPRWVQSVVREEWTTEVFDAELMLNRKVEEEMVRMLQIAMSCIATTPDQRPTMEEVMRMIEGIRRSDSGQTVLGEEQA; from the exons ATGATCTTCAAGTCACTTCCATTGATTTTCTTTGTGCTATGCTTCCATTCCTTTACCACTGCTGACTTGAATTCTGATGAGGAAGCACTCCTGACCTTTGCTGCTTCAGTATCTCATATCAAAAAGCTAAATTGGAGTCATCAGAAATCAATATGCTCATCTTGGATTGGAGTCCGATGCACCACTGATAACACCCGTGTAAGGACCCTCAAGCTTCCAGGATTTGGGCTTAATGGCTCTATCCGTGCTGATACACTTGGGAAGCTTGATGCCCTTAAAGTCTTAAGTCTCAGATTTAATTACCTCATTGATCTCCCTCCAGATGTCTCAACCATTCCTTCTCTCCGTTCTTTGTTCCTTCAACATAATAATTTGCCTAGAATCATGCCTTCTCTTTCTTCGCGCCTTAACATTCTTGATCTCTCTTATAATTCATTGAAAGGAGCAATTCCACAGGTATTTGAAAATCTTACCCAAATTAGATCATTGTTTCTCCAGAACAACTCTCTCTCTGGACCTATCCCCGATCTTCAACTTCCCAATCTTAAACATCTGAATCTGAGTTACAACAACCTCAGTGGTGCAATACCATTATCACTTCAAGGGTTCCCGAAGGAGTCATTCTTGGGCAACCCTTTCCTCTGCGGTACTCCTCTACCCCAGTGCCCAGAAACTCCAGGACACAAAAGGAGTATCTGGAAAACAGAGGGGGTCACTATTGCAATTGCTTCTGGTGTTTCAATAATTCTGATTCTACTAGTAATTTTAATCTTGGTATGTTTTTTCAAGAGGAAGCATAGGCAACAAAGTAGCAGGGAGCCAGGACAAAGTGGAACGATTGAGAAACCTGAAGGGAACAGTAGTGCTGAAGAACCAGAGAGGAGAGGgttggttttctttgataaatcTTCCCATAATTTTGACTTGGAAGATCTGTTAAGAGCTTCTGCTGAAAGTATTGGCAAAGGAAGTCATGGTACTACATACAAAGCTTTTCTAGAGGATGGTACCACTGTTGTAGTGAAGAGATTGAAGGACGTAGTCATTAGAAAACGAGAGTTTGAACAACATATGGAAATGATTGGAAGGATCAGACTGCACCCCAATATAGTACCTCTTCTAGCTTATTATTACTCCAATGATGATAAACTTCTAATATATGATTATGTTCCTTCTGGCAGTTTCTCCTCCCTCTTGCATG GGAGCAAGGTTGCTGGATGTACTCATACGAGCTGGGAATCCAGAGTCAAGGTGGCTCTCGGAGCAGCTCGAGGCATAGCTCATATCCACATCGAAAGTGGTGGAAACCTTGTCCATGGAAACATTAAGTCCAGTAATATCCTCCTAACCCCGGAACTTGATGCTTGTGTCTGTGATTATGGCCTTGCGCCACTGTTTGGCTCTGCAACTGCATTGACTCCATCCAGGATTGTGGTCGGTTATTCTTCGCCTGAAGTGATCGAGACAAGGCAATATACATACAAATCTGATGTCTACAGCTTTGGAGTCTTGCTTCTCGAGATGCTCACGGGTCGGGCTCCACTGCGATCTCCAGGGCATGATGATTTAGCGGACCTGCCAAGATGGGTGCAGTCTGTGGTCCGGGAAGAGTGGACTACTGAGGTCTTTGATGCAGAGTTGATGTTGAACCGAAAGGTGGAAGAAGAGATGGTTCGGATGCTTCAGATTGCAATGTCATGTATTGCAACTACTCCAGATCAGAGGCCTACAATGGAGGAGGTGATGAGAATGATAGAGGGCATTCGACGTTCGGACTCAGGACAGACCGTCCTTGGAGAAGAGCAAGCATGA